A genomic stretch from Pseudomonadota bacterium includes:
- a CDS encoding cytochrome C biogenesis protein, with protein sequence MIEKLFITLNDAVSGTPAFAIGASFLWGVLSLVLSPCHLSSIPLIVGFIDEQGRISTKRAFYISLLFSSGLMVSIAVIGLFTAMAGRMMGDVGRYGNYFVAGVFFLVGLHLFDIIPMPWSGPGNIGIKRKGILASFILGLIFGVALGPCTFAYMAPMLSITFQLAGTQIWYGTILLLSYAVGHCSIIVIAGTFTELVQQYLDWNEQSKGPMIIKRVCGVLVIIGGFYMIYTTL encoded by the coding sequence ATGATTGAAAAGCTCTTTATAACTCTCAACGATGCTGTTTCCGGAACACCTGCATTTGCAATCGGGGCGTCATTCCTCTGGGGCGTCCTCAGTCTGGTCTTAAGTCCTTGCCACTTATCGAGTATACCTCTTATTGTGGGATTTATCGATGAACAGGGACGTATATCAACAAAGCGGGCTTTTTATATTTCTTTACTTTTTTCATCAGGACTTATGGTGAGTATCGCCGTCATAGGACTGTTTACTGCTATGGCAGGCCGTATGATGGGAGACGTGGGCAGATATGGTAATTACTTTGTTGCAGGAGTATTTTTCCTTGTGGGACTTCACCTCTTCGACATTATCCCTATGCCCTGGTCAGGCCCTGGAAACATCGGCATCAAGCGCAAAGGCATACTCGCTTCCTTTATCCTCGGTCTGATCTTCGGTGTTGCCCTCGGTCCCTGCACCTTCGCCTATATGGCCCCCATGCTGAGTATTACCTTTCAGCTTGCCGGAACGCAGATCTGGTACGGCACAATCCTGCTTTTATCCTACGCCGTGGGCCATTGCTCAATTATTGTGATAGCCGGAACATTTACAGAGTTGGTGCAACAATACCTCGACTGGAATGAACAATCCAAAGGGCCAATGATCATAAAAAGGGTTTGCGGCGTCCTTGTAATAATCGGCGGATTTTATATGATCTACACAACATTGTAG
- a CDS encoding cytochrome c biogenesis CcdA family protein, with product MHMSHTVALISGVFSFFSPCILPIIPSYLVFISGITFDGYNEVEFRKYRKVVIVHTLSFIFGFSFVFVSLGLSSSLLGKFFSSYHTYITRFGGLILMVMGMHLLNIIKIPFLNRERVVHLKQKPLGLFGSFIVGATFSVGWTPCVGPVLSSILIMANASQEMAEGAYLLSLYSLGLAIPFFISAIFFHKLFRLLQKFHFMTRYSMKILGVILIIVGLLLLTNYYSVLTIFSNSLFSWIK from the coding sequence ATGCATATGAGCCACACTGTAGCTCTAATATCTGGAGTGTTTTCATTTTTCAGCCCCTGTATCCTGCCCATTATTCCGTCTTATCTTGTTTTCATCAGCGGGATAACCTTTGATGGCTACAATGAGGTTGAATTCCGAAAATACAGAAAAGTTGTTATCGTTCACACCCTGTCTTTTATCTTTGGATTTTCCTTTGTGTTTGTATCCCTCGGACTTAGCTCATCCCTACTCGGCAAATTTTTCTCAAGTTACCATACATATATCACTCGTTTCGGCGGGTTGATCTTGATGGTGATGGGAATGCATTTGCTGAATATCATAAAAATACCATTCTTGAACCGGGAAAGAGTGGTCCACCTCAAACAAAAACCTTTGGGTCTTTTTGGCTCATTCATTGTTGGAGCTACCTTTTCAGTGGGTTGGACGCCGTGCGTGGGACCCGTTCTATCTTCGATTCTTATCATGGCAAATGCTTCCCAGGAAATGGCCGAAGGCGCCTATCTGCTGAGCCTGTATTCCCTGGGACTGGCAATACCCTTTTTTATTTCTGCAATATTTTTCCATAAGCTATTCCGACTTCTACAAAAATTCCATTTTATGACCCGATATTCCATGAAAATACTGGGTGTGATTCTTATTATTGTCGGTCTGCTATTGTTGACCAATTATTACAGTGTACTAACCATCTTTTCTAACAGTTTATTTTCGTGGATAAAATAG
- a CDS encoding cupin domain-containing protein has protein sequence MTENFTQIVDLTAVLKLKEIAGYQDHSVVSREIIRKPSGTMTVFAFDKGEGLSEHTAPFDAAVYLLEGEAEIRIDGKPYSVKEGEMIIMPANKPHALKAVTRYKMLLMMLK, from the coding sequence ATGACCGAGAACTTTACCCAGATAGTGGATTTAACCGCCGTATTGAAACTTAAAGAAATTGCTGGCTATCAGGATCACTCCGTCGTTAGCCGGGAAATCATCCGAAAGCCCTCAGGAACGATGACCGTCTTCGCTTTCGACAAGGGAGAAGGTCTCAGTGAACATACAGCACCTTTTGATGCGGCGGTTTATCTGCTGGAAGGCGAAGCTGAGATTCGTATTGACGGTAAACCATATTCGGTCAAAGAAGGAGAAATGATCATTATGCCGGCAAACAAGCCGCACGCGCTGAAAGCCGTAACCCGCTATAAAATGCTGCTGATGATGCTCAAATAA
- a CDS encoding thioredoxin family protein, with product MHSKKIFNMKLFAVTAIVVIGLLFVANPVSRSLFSDIQEVWAAETKTNVPQKDTAATSPKKVPRLIDVGADKCIPCIAMAPILEEMKKEYAGILDVEFVDVWKNPNAGQKYGIRGIPTQIFYDASGKELGRHMGFISKEQILQSFKKLGVELRNPEQKKTK from the coding sequence ATGCATTCGAAAAAGATTTTTAATATGAAATTATTTGCTGTAACAGCAATCGTTGTGATAGGCCTGCTTTTTGTAGCAAACCCTGTGTCTCGCTCATTATTTTCGGACATCCAGGAAGTGTGGGCAGCAGAGACGAAGACAAATGTTCCCCAAAAAGATACCGCCGCTACATCTCCAAAAAAGGTTCCCCGTCTTATCGATGTTGGTGCTGATAAGTGTATTCCATGTATCGCTATGGCGCCGATATTGGAAGAAATGAAGAAGGAATATGCCGGTATCCTTGACGTTGAGTTTGTCGATGTGTGGAAAAATCCGAATGCCGGGCAAAAATATGGAATTCGAGGAATCCCTACACAGATTTTCTATGACGCCTCTGGAAAAGAACTTGGCCGGCATATGGGGTTTATCTCAAAGGAACAGATATTGCAATCATTTAAAAAACTTGGTGTAGAACTTAGGAATCCTGAGCAAAAGAAGACGAAGTAA
- a CDS encoding permease: MLGDFSKYVVYDLFKLSKGAQLSGALEFFIYDTIKIFILLAVIIFTISFIRSYFPPEKTRKILSHKKEFIGNIFAALLGVVTPFCSCSAVPLFIGFIEGGVPLGVTFSFLISSPMVNEVAIVLLWGLFGWKITAIYIGTGLLVAIIGGYVIGKLKLERWVEEYVYKMHVGENMQVVAQTFAERIEYARYNTKDILVKVWLYVLIAIGIGGFIHGYVPQDFLAGIAGKGNWFAVPIAVLVGIPLYSNAAGVIPIVYALMSKGLALGTVLAFMMAVTALSLPEMIILRKVLKVKLLAVFVGIMAITIIGVGYLFNAIM, from the coding sequence ATGCTCGGTGATTTTTCAAAATATGTTGTGTATGATCTTTTCAAACTCTCAAAGGGAGCACAACTCTCAGGTGCATTAGAGTTCTTTATCTATGATACAATCAAGATATTTATCCTCCTTGCCGTTATCATATTTACCATCTCTTTTATCCGGAGTTATTTCCCTCCGGAGAAGACGAGAAAAATATTGTCACATAAAAAAGAATTTATAGGTAATATCTTCGCTGCCCTTCTCGGGGTTGTAACCCCATTCTGTTCCTGCTCTGCGGTACCGCTATTTATTGGCTTCATTGAAGGCGGTGTTCCGCTTGGCGTTACCTTTTCTTTTCTCATCTCATCACCCATGGTCAATGAGGTGGCCATTGTACTTCTATGGGGTCTCTTCGGATGGAAAATAACGGCTATTTATATCGGCACCGGCCTTTTAGTTGCAATTATAGGCGGATATGTCATAGGAAAGCTTAAGCTTGAGAGATGGGTGGAAGAATATGTATACAAGATGCATGTAGGTGAAAACATGCAGGTCGTTGCACAAACCTTTGCCGAAAGAATAGAATATGCTCGCTACAATACAAAAGATATCCTTGTCAAGGTCTGGCTTTATGTGCTTATAGCCATCGGCATAGGAGGTTTTATTCATGGTTATGTTCCGCAGGACTTCCTCGCCGGCATCGCCGGCAAAGGCAACTGGTTTGCAGTACCCATAGCAGTTCTGGTGGGTATCCCCTTATATTCTAATGCAGCCGGTGTAATCCCGATAGTCTATGCCCTCATGAGCAAAGGATTAGCCCTGGGTACAGTGCTGGCCTTTATGATGGCTGTAACCGCCCTTTCTTTGCCTGAAATGATCATCTTAAGGAAGGTTCTGAAGGTTAAATTGTTGGCCGTATTTGTGGGGATTATGGCGATCACCATTATAGGCGTCGGGTATCTCTTTAATGCCATCATGTAG
- a CDS encoding C-GCAxxG-C-C family protein — MDALVLRHKAEVLYRSGQFLCSEAILYTFNEALGNPLPREAVRLASGFPVGMGAIGVGGCTCGALAAGIMVLGMVYGRSNPGDEAPLVLGKAQELHDWFKSEKRSTCCRVLIHGL, encoded by the coding sequence ATGGATGCTCTCGTTTTACGACATAAGGCGGAAGTTCTATATCGTAGCGGGCAGTTCCTTTGCTCTGAGGCAATTCTTTATACATTTAACGAGGCACTGGGCAACCCGCTTCCAAGGGAAGCTGTGCGGCTGGCCTCTGGTTTCCCTGTCGGTATGGGTGCTATCGGAGTTGGCGGTTGTACCTGCGGTGCTCTCGCCGCTGGCATTATGGTCTTAGGCATGGTTTACGGGAGATCCAATCCAGGTGATGAAGCACCACTGGTTTTGGGGAAAGCCCAGGAATTACATGATTGGTTTAAATCCGAAAAGCGGAGCACATGTTGCCGAGTCTTGATTCACGGCCTTTAG
- a CDS encoding FmdE family protein, translating to MMKELNDYLEVALVFHGHKCPAMPMGLRAGLAAMKVLGVKRAQDKELVVESETGEGHAAGCFLDGVMVATGATYGKGNIKKLFYNKMAFTLIDVKTGKAVRVSLKPEFVVKMVQSPFVQKRKEGIPPQDIPPEITNPQVERVLSLPESEFLVISEIFQKDLKKGATSFEVKLCAQCGEATFVNKLSESPDGRLLCVPCIEQERKA from the coding sequence ATGATGAAAGAATTAAATGATTACCTTGAAGTTGCGTTGGTGTTTCACGGACACAAATGCCCGGCCATGCCCATGGGTTTACGGGCAGGGCTTGCTGCCATGAAGGTCCTTGGTGTCAAGAGAGCGCAGGACAAGGAGCTTGTTGTAGAGTCCGAGACTGGTGAAGGCCATGCTGCTGGTTGTTTTCTCGATGGTGTGATGGTTGCTACGGGAGCTACCTATGGCAAGGGCAATATAAAGAAACTCTTCTACAACAAGATGGCATTCACCTTGATAGACGTAAAAACCGGCAAGGCAGTGCGGGTCTCTCTCAAGCCCGAGTTCGTTGTGAAGATGGTCCAATCACCTTTTGTGCAGAAACGGAAGGAAGGTATACCCCCTCAGGATATCCCCCCAGAAATAACGAACCCGCAGGTTGAACGGGTACTGAGCCTCCCTGAATCGGAGTTTCTTGTCATCAGTGAGATCTTTCAGAAAGACCTGAAGAAGGGTGCCACGAGTTTTGAGGTGAAGCTCTGTGCACAGTGCGGTGAAGCAACATTCGTAAATAAACTGTCAGAAAGTCCTGATGGCAGACTCCTCTGTGTTCCCTGTATAGAACAAGAAAGAAAGGCCTGA
- a CDS encoding sulfite exporter TauE/SafE family protein, giving the protein MEITTILLASLIVFLFTTVLTVAGVGAAFIIIPTFYWLGVPLTEAMAIALLLNAISMSFASVNYIRYKLVNFKTAMPIIILAVFFSPLGAYSTRYFPKNALILIFIFFLIFAGSMMLFYTPKKKRDRGSSSGKELKTGIGLGIGAGYLGGLLGVGGGNFIVPALIWLGFDPKNASATTAFIVVFASLSGFFGHAALGNINWNLLAFSAVGSIAGALVGSWLMHRKLEAKHVKRIIGFVLYAIAAKMLWSLLRI; this is encoded by the coding sequence ATGGAAATTACGACCATTTTACTTGCATCTCTCATTGTCTTTCTCTTTACCACAGTGCTCACTGTTGCCGGGGTGGGAGCGGCCTTTATCATTATCCCAACATTCTACTGGCTCGGGGTTCCCCTCACCGAGGCAATGGCTATAGCTCTTCTCTTGAATGCTATCAGCATGAGTTTCGCTTCTGTCAACTACATCCGGTACAAGCTCGTGAACTTCAAGACCGCCATGCCGATTATCATTCTGGCCGTGTTTTTCTCTCCCCTCGGGGCGTACTCGACGAGATATTTCCCTAAAAATGCACTTATCTTGATTTTCATCTTTTTTCTTATATTTGCGGGGTCTATGATGTTGTTCTATACACCAAAAAAGAAGAGAGATAGGGGGAGTTCGTCAGGCAAAGAATTGAAGACGGGCATCGGTCTCGGCATTGGTGCAGGCTATCTCGGAGGTCTACTCGGGGTCGGGGGAGGGAATTTCATTGTTCCCGCACTCATATGGCTGGGTTTTGACCCTAAAAATGCCTCAGCGACAACCGCCTTCATTGTTGTTTTCGCGTCGTTAAGTGGATTTTTCGGTCACGCAGCTCTTGGCAACATCAACTGGAATCTTCTTGCCTTCTCTGCTGTTGGTTCAATAGCGGGCGCCCTTGTTGGCTCTTGGCTCATGCATAGGAAGCTTGAGGCCAAGCACGTGAAAAGAATAATCGGCTTCGTGCTCTACGCGATTGCCGCAAAAATGTTGTGGAGTTTATTACGAATATGA
- a CDS encoding metalloregulator ArsR/SmtB family transcription factor, which produces MYIKAKFTTVFRRKCLEKLFTGRLLETILKPLYGVANKGRENMDDVVRLFKSLSDETRLRIIKLLEHGELCVCDICAALGMIQPKVSFHLGVLKNAGLLRDRKQGKWVHYNLDESEMFKRFLLLSVSEKISEKDVEEDRARLEAFLQNKDEEGNILPMSDYKAKCCKG; this is translated from the coding sequence ATGTATATAAAGGCAAAATTTACGACAGTCTTCCGGAGGAAATGCTTAGAGAAGCTATTTACCGGGAGGCTTTTGGAGACAATATTGAAGCCCCTTTACGGGGTTGCGAATAAGGGGAGGGAAAATATGGATGATGTGGTTAGGCTATTCAAGTCCCTTTCGGATGAGACGAGGCTCAGGATTATTAAACTTCTCGAACATGGTGAACTCTGCGTTTGCGATATTTGTGCCGCTCTCGGTATGATTCAACCAAAAGTATCGTTCCACCTCGGTGTGCTAAAAAATGCCGGTCTCCTCAGGGACAGAAAACAAGGCAAGTGGGTACACTACAACCTCGATGAATCGGAAATGTTCAAAAGGTTTCTGCTTTTATCTGTGTCTGAGAAGATTTCTGAAAAAGATGTTGAAGAAGACAGAGCGCGACTTGAAGCGTTCCTACAAAATAAAGATGAAGAAGGAAATATTCTCCCAATGAGCGACTATAAGGCCAAATGCTGCAAGGGATGA
- a CDS encoding radical SAM protein, with amino-acid sequence MEVKRNYVKVRLTDKRCLTVPHELAEAYGLKPGESFQLENRLDGLYIHPPVAHLARIYIEPTNICNLECKTCIRNGWTEHLGLMDSSTFTRIVDAARSFSPVPSVFFGGFGEPLSHPHIVDMIAMMKSIGARVELITNGTLLTKEMSHQLIKAGLDGLWVSIDGARPESYGDVRLGAALPNVISNIETFRDACFTDFWRFSHPEKPEIGIVFVAMKRNIADLPEVVRLSERLGAIKCLITNILPYSPEMSDEILYSGAVTGNISRFSNFQIRLPRIDTDNISSFLSTSAGDAHCISWAGSNTWEASNRCPFIERSATAINWEGNVSPCLPLMYNQTHFLNQRMHFSRKYIVGNAAERDFKELWGMQTYVALRERLQQFEFPPCTICGGCDLWENNEEDCYGNPFPTCGGCLWAQGIVQCP; translated from the coding sequence ATGGAAGTAAAAAGGAACTATGTTAAGGTACGCCTGACTGACAAAAGGTGCCTGACAGTTCCTCATGAGCTTGCGGAGGCTTATGGTTTGAAACCTGGGGAATCCTTTCAACTTGAGAATAGATTGGATGGACTGTATATCCATCCACCGGTGGCACACCTTGCCAGAATATACATTGAACCGACAAATATATGCAATCTGGAGTGCAAGACATGTATCCGCAACGGATGGACAGAGCACCTTGGGCTGATGGACTCAAGCACATTTACTCGGATCGTTGATGCTGCTCGCAGCTTTTCCCCGGTCCCGTCCGTTTTTTTCGGCGGTTTCGGAGAACCGCTTTCCCATCCACATATTGTGGATATGATAGCCATGATGAAATCAATCGGTGCTCGGGTTGAATTAATAACCAACGGAACGCTCCTGACGAAAGAGATGTCCCATCAATTGATCAAGGCAGGTCTTGACGGGCTATGGGTGTCCATCGATGGGGCAAGACCTGAAAGCTATGGAGATGTTCGCTTAGGTGCTGCGCTTCCAAATGTCATCTCCAACATAGAGACATTCCGTGACGCCTGTTTTACTGATTTTTGGCGTTTCTCCCACCCTGAAAAACCAGAAATAGGGATTGTATTTGTAGCCATGAAACGGAATATTGCAGATCTTCCGGAAGTCGTACGCCTGAGTGAGCGGCTGGGAGCCATTAAGTGTCTCATAACAAACATCCTGCCGTATTCACCTGAAATGTCTGATGAAATTCTGTATTCAGGCGCAGTCACCGGCAACATTTCACGCTTTTCAAACTTTCAAATAAGACTCCCAAGAATTGATACAGACAACATCAGCTCCTTTCTCAGTACTTCTGCAGGTGATGCCCATTGCATTTCGTGGGCCGGCAGCAACACATGGGAGGCATCGAACAGGTGCCCCTTTATTGAAAGAAGCGCGACAGCAATAAACTGGGAAGGTAACGTCAGTCCCTGTCTACCCTTAATGTACAACCAAACGCATTTTCTGAATCAGCGGATGCATTTTTCAAGGAAGTACATCGTGGGTAATGCAGCAGAACGTGATTTTAAGGAACTCTGGGGTATGCAGACATATGTAGCCCTTCGTGAGAGGTTGCAACAATTCGAGTTTCCTCCATGTACCATTTGCGGAGGATGTGACTTATGGGAAAATAATGAAGAGGATTGTTACGGCAATCCCTTTCCTACCTGCGGAGGCTGTCTTTGGGCACAAGGAATTGTCCAGTGTCCTTAA
- a CDS encoding tetrahydromethanopterin S-methyltransferase subunit A, whose amino-acid sequence MLKVAPHPDYPLEEGRYIRGNDFSPVAVAIILNCDADKIPREIESLVRAGAESGAALSGTVQTPNIGFEKMICNIVANPNIRYLILGGPESAGHLTGEALKALFENGVDDKKRIIGTEASHATLFNVPLNFIERFRSQLTLINIQFEGDPEVIRQAVWTCYQENPVDFRGYSLYDPGAFSEPSLSGKITWRINQPWAEPEDENEQEALRKAKELIEKLKSRTKKVGE is encoded by the coding sequence ATGCTGAAGGTTGCCCCCCATCCTGATTACCCACTTGAAGAAGGCCGTTATATAAGGGGAAACGACTTCTCGCCTGTTGCTGTTGCCATCATTCTGAACTGTGACGCAGACAAGATTCCTCGTGAGATAGAATCACTCGTCAGGGCAGGGGCAGAGAGCGGAGCTGCCCTCTCCGGCACTGTCCAGACGCCAAATATTGGTTTTGAAAAAATGATCTGCAATATTGTAGCAAATCCAAATATTCGCTACCTTATCCTTGGAGGACCGGAATCAGCAGGACATCTGACAGGAGAGGCCCTAAAAGCACTTTTTGAGAACGGTGTGGATGATAAGAAACGTATCATAGGGACGGAAGCATCGCACGCAACTCTTTTTAATGTCCCGTTGAATTTCATTGAGCGGTTCCGTAGCCAGTTAACCCTCATTAACATCCAGTTTGAAGGTGACCCGGAAGTTATCAGGCAAGCTGTGTGGACCTGTTATCAAGAAAATCCTGTAGATTTCCGTGGTTATTCCCTCTATGACCCGGGTGCCTTTTCTGAACCTTCCTTAAGTGGGAAAATTACCTGGCGTATCAATCAACCCTGGGCTGAGCCGGAGGATGAAAACGAGCAGGAAGCCCTTAGAAAAGCAAAGGAACTCATCGAAAAATTGAAATCAAGGACAAAGAAAGTTGGAGAATAA
- a CDS encoding arsenate reductase ArsC: protein MADKKRVLFVCVHNSARSQMAEAFLNHLYGDRFIAESAGLEPGTLNPLAVEVMKEEGIDISGNKTKSVFDFYKEGKLYSYVFTVCDAASSEMCPVFPGLVTQTIHWSFEDPSSFTGSYEERLEKTRKVRDVIKDSIEKWVKEIM, encoded by the coding sequence ATGGCAGATAAGAAAAGGGTATTATTTGTTTGTGTCCATAACAGTGCCCGCAGTCAGATGGCAGAGGCGTTTCTCAATCACCTATATGGTGACAGGTTTATCGCTGAAAGCGCCGGGCTTGAACCTGGCACGTTAAACCCCCTTGCAGTAGAAGTTATGAAAGAGGAAGGTATAGACATATCGGGCAATAAAACAAAAAGTGTCTTCGACTTCTATAAAGAAGGAAAGCTTTATTCTTATGTCTTTACTGTTTGCGATGCGGCAAGCAGTGAAATGTGCCCCGTTTTTCCAGGGCTTGTCACACAGACAATCCACTGGAGCTTTGAAGACCCTTCGTCTTTTACGGGAAGCTATGAAGAAAGACTGGAGAAAACGAGAAAGGTAAGAGACGTCATAAAGGACAGTATTGAAAAATGGGTTAAAGAAATAATGTAA